One genomic segment of Arachis duranensis cultivar V14167 chromosome 4, aradu.V14167.gnm2.J7QH, whole genome shotgun sequence includes these proteins:
- the LOC107484772 gene encoding protein trichome birefringence-like 11, producing the protein MEREDEDATQERRLFRRAQSSLLGSIEAAAAARACRAPVPPKGLFSPEPEHYRGPKLKVAIIGAGFLACQLHQSDLSVWNEENVILKLDVMVYMINLIFEAKGSDLVDIYESRTFIGGKVGSIVDKKRKFPEKYTGVAEADFLTSSVVRGVLKRNLGMLVNYLSTSNKTLSWGCYFQQGMEVKMEMKVEDAYRKSMETVLNWIQDTVNLNKSQVFFRTYTPVHFRSGDWRSGGSCHLETLPELNMSLVPNDNWSQFKIGNSLLSSHKNSTELVKLKILNITEMTAQRKDGHSSIYYLGPNGGTAALHRQDCSHWCLPGVPDTWNELLYAMFMKHEGFS; encoded by the exons ATGGAGAGAGAGGACGAAGATGCGACGCAAGAGAGGAGGCTGTTCCGTCGTGCACAATCGTCGCTCCTGGGGTCGATTGAAGCCGCCGCCGCAGCTAGGGCTTGCCGTGCTCCTGTCC CGCCAAAAGGGCTGTTTTCGCCGGAGCCAGAACATTATCGAGGACCAAAGCTAAAAGTTGCCATCATTGGAGCTGGCTTTCTGGCATGTCAACTACA TCAAAGCGACTTATCAGTATGGAACGAAGAAAATGTTATTTTGAAATTGGATGTTATGGTGTACATGATAAACTTGATTTTTGAAGCAAAGGGGAGTGATTTG GTGGATATATATGAGTCGAGGACTTTTATTGGTGGGAAAGTTGGTTCTATTGTTGATAAGAAAAGAAAGT TCCCAGAAAAATACACAGGTGTTGCAGAAGCTGATTTTCTG ACTTCAAGTGTAGTTCGTGGCGTCCTCAAGAGAAATTTGGGTATGCTCGTGAACTATCTTTCAACATCCAATAAGACTTTATCTTG GGGCTGTTATTTCCAACAAGGTATGGAAGTTAAGATGGAAATGAAGGTGGAAGATGCATATAGGAAGTCAATGGAGACAGTGTTGAATTGGATACAAGATACTGTAAATCTTAACAAGAGTCAAGTTTTCTTTCGTACATATACACCCGTGCACTTCAG AAGTGGAGATTGGAGAAGCGGTGGAAGTTGTCATTTGGAAACACTGCCAGAGCTTAACATGTCATTAGTGCCTAATGATAACTGGTCACAATTCAAAATAGGCAATTCATTGCTATCATCACACAAAAACAGCACTGAACTTGTCAAGTTGAAAATATTGAATATAACAGAGATGACAGCTCAGAGAAAAGATGGACACTCATCAATTTACTATCTTGGTCCGAATGGCGGCACGGCGGCACTCCATCGGCAAGATTGCAGCCACTGGTGTCTGCCTGGTGTACCTGATACATGGAATGAGCTGCTTTATGCAATGTTCATGAAACATGAAGGCTTCTCATAG